The DNA region ATGATCAGTCCGATGCGTCGCGCGTTTGCTGTCGCCATGTGCATTCCCTGAAATGATGAAGGCTGAAAACAAAGAGGCCGGCGGCGTCAGGACACGTCGATGACGTCGATGACGGTTTCCTGCCGCAGCCGTTGTAGCGCATCCAGCCCGTAATGGGCGAATACCAGCGCGGAAAACACCGGCAGGAAGATCCATGCCGGCGGCAGCAGGTTGATCAACGCGCAGATGAAGCCCAGCGACCAGAAGCCCATATTGTGACGCCGCAGCAGCAGCTCGCGCTCCGCCGGCGTGGCGTGCTCGACGATGGCGTCGATACGCATCATCCGCGAAAACGCGAAGGCCCACCAGAAGATATGCAGCAACAGCGCCATCGGCGGCACCAGCCACAGCGGCAGCGTCAGCACCCAGCCCACGCCGAAGGCCAGGCTGACCCACAAGGCGTTCCATACGCTCACGGCGGTGGCGTGGCGACCCCGCGGCGCCACCGTCTTGTATTCGCGTTCGCCGACGTGGCGCAGCACCAGCGGCATGACGAATACCGCGGCGATCGCCAGCCCCAGGATGCCCGACAGCGGCAGCAGGATGGCCGCGGCCAGCACCGGCACCAGGTAGACCTTGAGCGAGAACAGGCCGACGCTGATCAGCCAGTCGTCGACGCTGTTGATGACGTGCCATTGCGACGCCTCGTCGCGCAGCCATCCGGTCAGCGGCGCCCAGCCGAACCACAGCAGCAGGATGCCGCCGGCGAGCGCGATGAGGAAAGGCAGCAGCACCGCGAACAGCATGCTGGGGTGGCATTGCGACACCGTGGCGCGCTTGAAGGCGCGCGCGATCCCGGCCATGCCGGCGCTGGGCGCCGGCGCGCCGAGTCGGGCCGGCACGGAGGAAGAAGGTCTGGTCATCATGTAGGAAAGCCTCGCGGGAGATCGCGGGTATGATAGTTGACATCCTCCCCGGCCAGACGTTCGGAGACGCCCAGGGCGCGCATCGCGGCATCCCGCCGCGATGCCTTGCTTCGATGGGTTCCCCCCGCTGGCGGCACTGCCTCGCCGATATGTCCGCTTCCTCGACCTCCACCGCCCCCCTGCCCGTCCCGGCCAGCCTGGCCTTCGAACCGGACCACCCGGCGCTGCGAGCGCGGCTGCGCGACCCCGGCACGGCCCTGGTCGCCTGCTTCTGCGCCGCCTGGTGCGATACCTGCCGCGAATACCGCCCCAAGCTGGACGAACTGGCGGCGCAATGGCCGCAATACGCCTTCGCCTGGATCGATATCGAGGATCACGCCGACCTGCTCGGCGACGAGGATGTGGAGAACTTCCCGACGATACTCGTCCAGATGGGCGACCGGACCGTCTTCTACGGCCCGATGCTGCCGCATATCGGCCATCTGGAACGCTTGCTGGGCACGCTGGACGACAGCAGCCCGGCGGTGACGACCCAACTGCCCGACGTGCGGGCGCTGCTGGGCCGTTGAGCCGCCGTCCTCAGGATGCTCAGGACGGCTTGCGATTGCCGCCCAGTAGCACGGCCACCTTGCGCTTGGGCGCGCCCGCGCGCTCCTGGGTGTCGGGCTTGTCGGCTTCGGCCTGCAGGGCCGAGGGGCTGGGCTCGTAGGGGCGGAAGAAGAAATCGTCCACCGGCGGCCGCGCCGGGGCGTCGTTGTAGCGGCGCCGGCCGGACGAACCGCGGCTGTCCCGGTCTTCGTGGCGGTCACGGCCGCCGCGGCGTTCGCGGCTGCTTTCGGGCTCGCCGCCCCGGCCATGGCTGCGCGCCAGCAGATCGGCCGGCACGTCGAGATGGCCGCGCGGCACCTGGCGCTTGATCAGTTTTTCGATGTCCAGCAGGAATTTTTCCTCGCTGGGCGTATACAGGGCGATGGCCTCGCCCGACGCGCCGGCGCGGCCCGTGCGGCCGATGCGGTGGACGTAGTCCTCGGCGTTGTACGGCAGGTCGTAATTGATGACGCAAGGCACGCCGGCCACGTCCAGGCCGCGCGCGGCCACGTCGGTGGCCACCAGCACTTCCAGTTCGCCGGCCTTGAAGGCTTCCAGCGCCTTCATGCGGTCGGCCTGGCTCTTGTCGCCATGGATCGATTCGGCGCGCACGCCGTCGCGTTCCAGTTGGCGCGCCAGGCGGGCGGTGCCGATCTTGGTGTTGGAGAAGACGATGACCTGGCTCAGGTTGCGCGACTTCACCAGGTGCACCACGGCCGCGCGCTTGCCTTCCGAGGTCATCGGATAGGCGATCTGCGTGACCGTGTCGGCCGTGGCGTTGCGCGCCGCGACCTCGATTTCCACCGGGTCGTTCTGGAAGGAACGCGCCAGCTTGCGGATCTCGTTGCTGAAGGTGGCCGAGAACAGCAGGTTCTGGCGCTGCTTGGGCAGCAGGCGGATGATGCGATCGAGATCGGGCAGGAAGCCCATGTCCAGCATGCGGTCCGCCTCGTCGAGCACCAGCACCGAGACCTGGCCCAGGTTGACGTTCTTCTGCTCGACGTGATCGAGCAGGCGTCCGGGCGTGGCCACCAGCACCTCGCAGCCATTGCGCAGCGCTTCCTTCTGCGGGCCGATGTCGACGCCGCCGAACACCACCGCCGAACGCAGCGGCGTGCGCACGCTGTAGCGCTTGACGCTCTCGAAGACCTGGTCGGCCAACTCGCGCGTGGGGGTGAGCATCAAGGCCCGCACCGGATGGCGCGCCGGCGAGGCGCTGGTATTGGCCAGCGGCATCAGGCGATGCAGGATGGGCAGCGTGAACGCGGCCGTCTTGCCCGTGCCGGTCTGCGCGGCGCCCATCACGTCGCGGCCCGACACGACCACCGGAATGGCCTGCGCCTGGATGGGCGTGGGCGTGGTGTAGCCGGTGTCGGCGATGGACTGCAGCAGCAGCGGGTGCAGGCCGAAGTCCGAGAAAGTGGGCGCGGGCGTGGCGGCGTCTGCCGGCGTAGGCGCGGCGGGAGAGGTGGAGTCTGTCATCAGGATAGGCGATACCGGGCCACGTGCAAGGCACGAAACTGGCAAAAGGTCAGGCCCGGATTGCTGTGGAATGCGTAATTTTAGCGCAGGTGGGCGTTTCTGCCGCGTCCGGGTCCCAAGCGGCGGGATCCCGCGGGGGATTTC from Bordetella genomosp. 10 includes:
- a CDS encoding EI24 domain-containing protein, whose product is MMTRPSSSVPARLGAPAPSAGMAGIARAFKRATVSQCHPSMLFAVLLPFLIALAGGILLLWFGWAPLTGWLRDEASQWHVINSVDDWLISVGLFSLKVYLVPVLAAAILLPLSGILGLAIAAVFVMPLVLRHVGEREYKTVAPRGRHATAVSVWNALWVSLAFGVGWVLTLPLWLVPPMALLLHIFWWAFAFSRMMRIDAIVEHATPAERELLLRRHNMGFWSLGFICALINLLPPAWIFLPVFSALVFAHYGLDALQRLRQETVIDVIDVS
- a CDS encoding thioredoxin family protein, translated to MSASSTSTAPLPVPASLAFEPDHPALRARLRDPGTALVACFCAAWCDTCREYRPKLDELAAQWPQYAFAWIDIEDHADLLGDEDVENFPTILVQMGDRTVFYGPMLPHIGHLERLLGTLDDSSPAVTTQLPDVRALLGR
- a CDS encoding DEAD/DEAH box helicase, encoding MTDSTSPAAPTPADAATPAPTFSDFGLHPLLLQSIADTGYTTPTPIQAQAIPVVVSGRDVMGAAQTGTGKTAAFTLPILHRLMPLANTSASPARHPVRALMLTPTRELADQVFESVKRYSVRTPLRSAVVFGGVDIGPQKEALRNGCEVLVATPGRLLDHVEQKNVNLGQVSVLVLDEADRMLDMGFLPDLDRIIRLLPKQRQNLLFSATFSNEIRKLARSFQNDPVEIEVAARNATADTVTQIAYPMTSEGKRAAVVHLVKSRNLSQVIVFSNTKIGTARLARQLERDGVRAESIHGDKSQADRMKALEAFKAGELEVLVATDVAARGLDVAGVPCVINYDLPYNAEDYVHRIGRTGRAGASGEAIALYTPSEEKFLLDIEKLIKRQVPRGHLDVPADLLARSHGRGGEPESSRERRGGRDRHEDRDSRGSSGRRRYNDAPARPPVDDFFFRPYEPSPSALQAEADKPDTQERAGAPKRKVAVLLGGNRKPS